Proteins co-encoded in one Ruegeria sp. YS9 genomic window:
- a CDS encoding DUF3307 domain-containing protein has translation MLCLLLIKHMFADYYLQTPKMLSGRGEYFHLGRAQHAAVHVVGSVVVFLVFGAPLLFILIVAALEWFIHFNIDFVKASYSDKKRLEPTQPAFWRAAGLDQLMHNLTYVAMVWAWVTFAAA, from the coding sequence ATGCTTTGTCTTTTGCTGATCAAGCATATGTTCGCTGACTATTACCTCCAGACACCGAAGATGCTTTCCGGCCGGGGTGAGTATTTTCATTTGGGACGCGCGCAACATGCCGCTGTGCATGTTGTGGGTTCTGTCGTCGTTTTTTTGGTGTTCGGCGCGCCGCTGCTTTTTATTCTGATCGTCGCGGCGCTGGAATGGTTCATCCATTTCAATATCGATTTCGTCAAGGCCAGCTATTCAGACAAAAAGCGGCTTGAGCCAACGCAACCCGCGTTTTGGCGCGCCGCCGGTTTGGATCAGTTGATGCACAACCTGACTTATGTTGCGATGGTTTGGGCCTGGGTTACCTTCGCCGCCGCCTGA
- a CDS encoding cyclic nucleotide-binding domain-containing protein, with protein sequence MFRFIWKYSKREQLILLAVTATLFPLLYLTLELPKRIINDAIGSSTTEVTVWGYSMSQTNFLIVLCFAFLAAVLCHGLMKMRINTMKGVLSERMLRRFRYQLISRALRFPQPYFERVSQGEMVSMITAESEPMGGLMGDAISQPVLQAGQMITILSFLFLQSVWFGLAAVALIPLQAWLIPKLQRQINLLNKKRIQEVRVLAAQIGENAVGASTLRTNGGWRYRRSMVSEQLGRLFGIRFQIYQKKFFMKFLNNFISQLTPFMFYLVGGLLVLQGSVSLGALVAALAAYKDLSSPWKELLTYYNQTQDMSLRWDVVIDRFAPAGMLDEALFEGEPAEWPHLNGNIVLDHVSVRDMDGNQVLDDLDLSFPAGKTIGIAAPSEEDRRAIGELLTREIRPSAGQVRIGDLKLAELHQAVVAARIGYVTSRPVMFQGTLGDNVMMPMRFKPLTDPPDDPDFLETLRAGNSADPFRAEWLDPTLAGFQDAAELRAWWLQLIDGMGFGAALFQRGAEQSFDAAEHCELAKKLIELRPVVQQAVRDAGLEQQALVFDRNAYNAALPVAENLLFATPRVPVTQALLAQQKVFLGQLRELGLDETLIALTRDVIEMLRQIFGIDGTDHPLFQKLGLDAKTYEIAVDLVDQTRKDGSDGLDDEQLANMLAVPFVISAEQIGPAFTDELKDRILELRHSHSEKLMERLQDVFVPLDPNVFAPGLTVMENALFGKVSQIGGSRSDEARKLIVDVLAENGARPLVTELIYDVQVALGGQNLPAVFAEPLAFTRATIKKPDILILENALASYDMKTQVAVYKRLRELLPDTTVVYLNDQFENPGAFDMYVEIRQGRVVSDGGPVEVEEDSAASADLTRKLRALEQTPLFSGLDRRQLRLLAFGARWFDAEPGQVVFLKDDQPTDGAYVVLEGEAGLYLPQEQGPDQLITKVGPGALVGELGLIRKEPRALSMVAETPLSCLRIGEEEFLAVVENDAATAFKLLQVIAGYVSN encoded by the coding sequence ATTTTCCGCTTTATCTGGAAATACTCCAAACGCGAACAGCTGATCCTGCTGGCCGTGACGGCGACGTTGTTTCCTTTGCTGTACCTCACACTTGAGCTGCCAAAACGAATAATCAATGACGCGATCGGGTCGTCCACCACTGAGGTAACGGTCTGGGGCTATTCCATGTCGCAGACCAATTTTCTGATTGTTCTGTGCTTTGCCTTTCTGGCGGCTGTGCTGTGCCACGGCCTGATGAAAATGCGCATCAACACCATGAAAGGCGTGCTGAGCGAACGGATGCTGCGGCGCTTTCGCTATCAGTTGATCAGCCGGGCGCTGCGCTTTCCTCAACCCTATTTCGAGCGTGTCAGCCAGGGTGAAATGGTGTCAATGATCACCGCCGAAAGCGAGCCGATGGGCGGCCTGATGGGCGACGCGATCAGCCAGCCGGTTCTTCAGGCCGGCCAAATGATCACCATACTTTCCTTCCTGTTCCTGCAAAGCGTCTGGTTCGGGCTGGCCGCCGTGGCGCTGATACCCTTGCAGGCCTGGTTGATCCCCAAGCTGCAACGCCAGATCAACCTGCTGAACAAAAAACGCATTCAGGAGGTTCGCGTTCTGGCGGCGCAGATCGGCGAGAACGCGGTGGGCGCGTCCACCCTGCGGACCAATGGCGGCTGGCGTTATCGCCGGTCGATGGTCTCGGAGCAATTGGGCCGTCTGTTCGGCATCCGTTTCCAGATCTATCAAAAGAAGTTCTTCATGAAGTTCCTGAACAACTTCATCTCGCAACTTACACCGTTCATGTTCTATCTGGTTGGCGGTCTGTTGGTGCTTCAGGGTTCGGTTTCGCTGGGGGCGCTGGTTGCCGCATTGGCCGCGTACAAGGATCTCAGCTCACCATGGAAAGAGCTGCTGACCTATTACAACCAGACCCAGGACATGTCGCTGCGTTGGGATGTGGTCATTGACCGGTTTGCTCCGGCCGGAATGCTCGATGAAGCCTTGTTTGAAGGTGAACCTGCCGAGTGGCCGCACCTGAACGGCAACATCGTGCTGGACCACGTTTCGGTGCGTGACATGGATGGCAATCAGGTGCTCGATGATCTGGACCTCAGCTTTCCTGCCGGAAAGACAATCGGGATCGCCGCCCCCAGCGAGGAAGATCGACGCGCCATCGGCGAATTGCTGACACGGGAAATACGCCCCAGTGCTGGCCAGGTGCGGATCGGGGACCTGAAACTGGCCGAGCTGCATCAGGCGGTTGTCGCCGCGCGTATCGGGTATGTCACATCACGCCCTGTCATGTTTCAGGGTACGCTGGGCGACAACGTGATGATGCCGATGCGGTTCAAACCGCTGACTGACCCGCCGGACGATCCGGACTTTCTCGAAACCCTGAGGGCGGGAAACAGTGCCGATCCGTTCAGAGCGGAATGGCTGGACCCAACTTTGGCCGGCTTTCAGGACGCCGCGGAACTGCGTGCCTGGTGGTTGCAGCTGATTGACGGAATGGGGTTTGGCGCAGCGCTGTTCCAACGGGGCGCCGAACAGAGTTTCGATGCGGCCGAGCATTGTGAACTGGCAAAGAAACTGATCGAGCTGCGCCCGGTCGTTCAGCAGGCTGTTCGTGATGCCGGGCTGGAACAACAGGCGCTTGTCTTTGACCGGAACGCGTATAACGCGGCCCTGCCCGTGGCTGAAAACCTGCTTTTCGCAACGCCACGTGTTCCCGTGACACAAGCTTTGCTTGCGCAACAGAAGGTTTTTCTGGGACAGTTACGCGAATTGGGGCTGGACGAGACACTGATCGCGTTGACTCGCGACGTGATCGAAATGCTGCGCCAGATCTTCGGGATCGATGGAACGGACCACCCGCTGTTTCAAAAACTTGGTCTTGATGCAAAAACCTATGAAATTGCCGTGGATCTGGTGGACCAGACTCGCAAAGATGGTTCGGACGGGCTGGATGACGAGCAGCTTGCAAACATGTTGGCGGTGCCATTTGTGATCTCTGCCGAACAGATCGGACCTGCGTTCACCGATGAACTCAAGGATCGCATCCTCGAACTGCGGCACAGCCATTCCGAGAAACTGATGGAGCGTTTGCAAGACGTCTTCGTTCCATTGGATCCAAATGTCTTTGCGCCCGGACTGACGGTCATGGAAAATGCGCTATTCGGAAAAGTCAGCCAGATTGGCGGTTCCCGTTCAGACGAAGCCCGCAAGCTGATTGTCGATGTGTTGGCTGAAAACGGCGCGCGCCCATTGGTCACAGAGTTGATATATGATGTCCAGGTTGCTTTGGGCGGTCAGAATCTTCCGGCGGTATTTGCCGAGCCCTTGGCCTTTACCCGTGCGACGATCAAGAAACCTGACATCCTGATTCTGGAAAATGCGCTGGCCAGCTACGACATGAAAACGCAGGTGGCGGTCTATAAACGGCTCCGTGAACTGCTGCCGGACACCACTGTTGTCTATCTGAATGATCAGTTCGAAAACCCCGGTGCATTCGACATGTATGTTGAAATCCGGCAAGGTCGTGTGGTCTCGGACGGAGGGCCTGTGGAGGTGGAGGAAGACAGTGCGGCATCGGCGGACTTGACGCGGAAACTACGCGCCTTGGAGCAAACCCCCTTGTTTTCGGGTCTGGATCGGCGTCAGCTGCGCCTGCTGGCCTTTGGCGCGCGCTGGTTTGATGCCGAGCCGGGGCAGGTGGTGTTCTTGAAAGATGACCAGCCCACCGACGGTGCCTATGTGGTGCTGGAGGGCGAAGCAGGTCTGTACCTGCCACAAGAACAGGGGCCTGACCAACTGATCACCAAAGTCGGGCCCGGCGCATTGGTCGGAGAGCTGGGCCTGATCAGAAAAGAACCACGTGCGCTGAGCATGGTGGCGGAAACGCCGCTTTCCTGTTTGCGGATCGGTGAAGAAGAATTCCTTGCCGTTGTGGAAAACGATGCAGCGACCGCATTCAAGCTGTTGCAGGTTATCGCCGGTTATGTGTCCAATTAG
- a CDS encoding helix-turn-helix transcriptional regulator, giving the protein MKDNAARAAAFLKTLAHEGRLMILCHLGGGEKSVGQLEELLQLRQAAVSQMLARLREEELVSTRREGKTIYYSLRDGATEKVIRLLYDLFCGTDC; this is encoded by the coding sequence ATGAAAGACAATGCTGCACGCGCGGCTGCATTTCTCAAAACACTGGCGCATGAGGGGCGCCTGATGATCTTGTGCCATCTTGGCGGAGGTGAAAAATCCGTCGGCCAGCTTGAGGAGCTGCTTCAGTTGCGGCAGGCCGCAGTCAGCCAGATGCTGGCGCGCCTGCGCGAGGAAGAGTTGGTCTCGACGCGTCGGGAAGGCAAAACGATCTATTATTCATTGCGCGACGGAGCCACGGAAAAAGTGATCCGTCTGCTTTACGATTTGTTCTGCGGCACGGACTGCTGA
- a CDS encoding mandelate racemase/muconate lactonizing enzyme family protein produces the protein MKLRDLDVIVTAPPAPGWGGRYWILVKVTTDTGITGWGECYASSVGPEAMRHVIQDVFDRHMLGENPENIELMFRRAYSSGFTQRPDLTVMGAFSGLEIACWDILGKDRDRPVHALLGGRMNDRIRAYTYLYPLPRHNLNDFWTSAEQAGETAAEMVKRGYTAVKFDPAGPYTIRGGHMPAMSDISMSVAFCKAIREAVGDRADLLFGTHGQFNTAGAIRLGQALEPYQPLWFEEPTPPDNIEDMARVARNVRIPVATGERMTTKAEFGAVLRAGAAEILQPALGRAGGIWEMKKVAAMAEVFNAQMAPHLYAGPVEWAANIHLAASIPNLLLLETIETPFHDQLIKGSIRIENGFVAAPDAPGLGIDVDEDLARAHPYDGDGLHLQMQEDPCNYVEGNAFQGGAPATEG, from the coding sequence ATGAAACTTCGGGATCTCGACGTCATCGTCACCGCCCCGCCCGCCCCGGGCTGGGGCGGGCGCTACTGGATACTTGTCAAAGTGACGACCGATACTGGCATCACGGGCTGGGGTGAGTGTTATGCCTCGTCCGTGGGGCCCGAGGCGATGCGTCATGTCATTCAGGACGTGTTCGACCGGCATATGCTGGGCGAGAACCCCGAAAACATCGAGCTCATGTTCCGTCGCGCCTATTCCAGCGGCTTTACGCAGCGCCCGGACCTGACGGTGATGGGCGCATTCTCGGGGTTGGAAATCGCCTGCTGGGACATTCTGGGCAAAGATCGGGACAGACCGGTCCATGCGCTGCTGGGTGGCAGGATGAATGACCGGATCCGGGCCTATACTTACCTGTATCCCCTGCCCCGGCACAACCTGAACGATTTCTGGACCTCTGCCGAACAGGCCGGTGAAACGGCGGCCGAAATGGTAAAACGTGGCTACACCGCCGTGAAATTCGACCCGGCCGGCCCCTATACGATCCGCGGCGGGCACATGCCCGCGATGAGCGACATTTCCATGTCCGTCGCCTTCTGCAAGGCGATCCGCGAGGCCGTGGGCGACAGGGCCGATCTGCTGTTCGGCACCCATGGCCAGTTCAACACGGCCGGGGCAATTCGGCTGGGACAGGCGTTGGAACCATATCAGCCCCTTTGGTTCGAGGAACCTACACCGCCTGACAATATCGAAGATATGGCCCGCGTCGCCCGCAATGTACGCATTCCGGTTGCCACCGGAGAACGGATGACCACAAAGGCCGAATTCGGAGCCGTCCTGCGCGCTGGAGCCGCCGAGATTCTGCAACCGGCGCTGGGACGTGCAGGCGGAATCTGGGAGATGAAGAAAGTCGCAGCCATGGCCGAGGTCTTCAACGCTCAGATGGCACCGCATCTGTATGCCGGTCCGGTCGAATGGGCCGCCAACATCCATCTGGCCGCTTCCATTCCCAACTTGCTGCTTCTGGAAACCATCGAAACACCGTTCCACGATCAACTGATCAAGGGCTCGATCCGGATCGAGAATGGGTTCGTCGCCGCCCCGGATGCTCCGGGCCTTGGGATCGATGTCGATGAAGACCTGGCCCGCGCGCACCCATATGACGGCGACGGGTTGCATCTGCAAATGCAGGAGGACCCATGTAATTACGTTGAAGGCAATGCTTTTCAGGGGGGTGCTCCGGCAACCGAGGGGTGA
- a CDS encoding Zn-dependent alcohol dehydrogenase has product MQKIKAAVCRAFGEPLVIEDVHLAPPGSGEVEVTLDAVAICHSDISYADGAWGGFLPAVYGHEAAGVISAVGEAAGDFKVGDPVVVTLIRACGSCPACAGGQPTICETPYDTVKGPLKTGDGGPLEQAMACGAFAEKVVVSHRQIVKIPDDLPKELASLLSCGVITGVGAAVNAAGVRPGQDVVVIGAGGVGLNAIQGARIAGARRIVAVDMTEEKLEIAKEFGATHGVLASLDQPWKAAYRALGGRGADAVLITVGAIPAYDQAPRYLGRGGKAIMIGMPHSGDMASYEPVVLAALGQGVVGSKMGDVVIQRDIPWMVDLFKQGRLKLDELISGRWSLDQINEAIADTKTGSAKRNVILFDRT; this is encoded by the coding sequence ATGCAAAAAATCAAAGCCGCAGTCTGCCGGGCATTTGGCGAACCACTGGTGATCGAAGACGTTCATCTGGCCCCCCCCGGCTCGGGCGAGGTCGAGGTGACACTGGATGCCGTGGCCATCTGCCATTCGGACATTTCCTATGCCGACGGCGCATGGGGAGGGTTCCTGCCAGCCGTTTACGGGCACGAAGCCGCAGGCGTGATCAGCGCGGTCGGAGAGGCGGCCGGGGACTTCAAGGTCGGCGACCCAGTGGTGGTGACCCTGATCCGCGCCTGCGGGTCTTGCCCTGCCTGCGCAGGCGGGCAACCGACTATTTGCGAAACACCCTACGATACTGTCAAAGGTCCGTTGAAAACAGGCGATGGCGGCCCGCTCGAACAGGCGATGGCATGCGGGGCCTTTGCCGAAAAGGTCGTGGTAAGCCACCGCCAGATCGTCAAAATCCCGGATGACCTGCCCAAGGAACTGGCCAGCCTGCTGTCCTGCGGTGTAATTACTGGAGTCGGCGCTGCGGTGAATGCGGCGGGCGTGCGCCCCGGTCAGGACGTGGTGGTCATTGGGGCGGGTGGTGTCGGCCTGAACGCAATTCAAGGCGCGCGGATTGCAGGCGCGCGGCGGATCGTGGCCGTGGACATGACCGAAGAAAAGCTTGAGATCGCCAAGGAGTTCGGCGCAACCCACGGCGTCCTCGCCAGCTTGGATCAACCATGGAAAGCCGCATACAGGGCGCTGGGGGGACGCGGCGCCGATGCCGTTCTGATCACTGTCGGCGCGATTCCCGCCTATGATCAGGCCCCGCGCTATCTTGGGCGCGGCGGCAAGGCGATCATGATCGGGATGCCACATTCCGGTGACATGGCCAGCTATGAACCCGTTGTATTGGCAGCCCTGGGTCAGGGCGTTGTCGGGTCGAAAATGGGCGACGTTGTCATTCAGCGCGACATACCCTGGATGGTGGACCTGTTTAAGCAGGGACGGCTGAAACTGGATGAGCTGATCTCGGGCCGCTGGTCACTGGATCAGATCAACGAGGCCATCGCCGACACAAAAACCGGATCGGCCAAGCGAAATGTGATCCTGTTCGACAGGACCTGA
- a CDS encoding TCR/Tet family MFS transporter, with amino-acid sequence MRLPFFFILSIVMIDAMGIGLVMPIMPQLIVEVQGGTLANAAIWGGVLSTAFAAMQFIFGPILGNLSDAYGRRTVLLVSLFVMALDYMVMAVAGSIWLLLVGRIIGGITAATHSTAAAFMADVSDPKDKAANFGLLGAAFGVGFVLGPVIGGLLGEFGTRAPFWAAAGLAALTFCIGYFVMPETVTTENRREFNLRRANPVNSLRAIAALPGIRPMLWVYFLYSVSIYVYPAIWSYFTTERFGWSAQMIGLSLGVYGIGMAVVQGGLIRPAIRLLGERGTIIYGMVFEIISFAILAFLTNGLIALLLIPITAIGAVITPALQAMMSRATPDSQQGELQGVLTALHALSMVISPLVMTSVFAQFIRPDTPLYLPGAPFLLALLLMLAGFLLFRRSRPVVA; translated from the coding sequence ATGCGTCTGCCGTTTTTCTTCATCCTCAGCATCGTCATGATCGATGCCATGGGCATTGGCCTTGTGATGCCGATCATGCCGCAACTGATTGTCGAGGTTCAGGGCGGCACCCTGGCCAATGCCGCAATCTGGGGCGGAGTGCTGAGTACTGCGTTTGCGGCAATGCAATTCATCTTCGGACCCATTCTGGGAAACCTGTCCGATGCTTACGGACGCAGAACGGTATTGCTGGTGTCCCTGTTCGTCATGGCGCTGGACTACATGGTCATGGCCGTGGCGGGCAGCATCTGGCTTTTGCTGGTCGGACGCATCATTGGAGGCATCACGGCGGCCACCCATTCTACAGCGGCGGCTTTCATGGCGGATGTGTCCGACCCAAAAGACAAGGCCGCAAATTTCGGCCTTCTGGGTGCCGCTTTTGGCGTGGGGTTCGTCCTGGGTCCGGTGATCGGCGGATTGCTTGGCGAATTTGGAACCCGGGCGCCGTTCTGGGCTGCGGCAGGGTTGGCGGCGCTGACCTTTTGCATCGGGTATTTCGTGATGCCCGAAACAGTGACCACCGAGAATCGGCGTGAATTCAACCTGCGGCGTGCAAATCCGGTGAACTCGCTTCGCGCCATTGCAGCATTGCCGGGAATCCGGCCGATGCTGTGGGTCTATTTCCTGTATTCGGTTTCAATCTACGTCTATCCCGCCATCTGGTCTTACTTCACAACCGAGCGCTTCGGTTGGTCCGCGCAGATGATCGGCCTGTCGCTTGGTGTCTATGGTATCGGCATGGCCGTCGTGCAAGGCGGCCTGATCCGCCCGGCCATCCGGCTTTTAGGCGAGCGGGGTACAATCATCTACGGCATGGTTTTCGAAATCATAAGCTTCGCCATTCTGGCCTTTCTGACCAACGGCCTGATCGCACTGCTTCTCATCCCAATCACCGCCATTGGGGCGGTCATCACGCCCGCTCTTCAGGCCATGATGTCAAGGGCCACTCCAGATTCGCAGCAAGGCGAATTGCAAGGTGTCCTGACTGCGTTGCATGCGCTTTCCATGGTGATCTCACCGTTGGTGATGACCAGCGTATTCGCGCAGTTCATTCGACCCGACACCCCGCTCTACCTGCCCGGCGCCCCTTTTCTGTTGGCACTCTTGTTGATGCTGGCAGGATTTCTTCTGTTTAGACGGTCCCGGCCTGTCGTAGCGTAA
- a CDS encoding alpha/beta fold hydrolase, with translation MASFLLVHGSCHGAWCWRDLIPALEALGHTARAIDMPSHGADPTPVADVTLDSCRDAILNACTPDTIVVGHSWAGFPISAAAEARPDAMRALIYLCAYVPRDGLSMAEMRRRGPRQTIAHAVEKSADGLSYTVSVDAIPQLFYHDCPDDILPYAYARLCPQAIHPQETPLPVGPRFAKVPKAYIRTTDDRTIPTEYQADMSACVPEDLRRAIDSSHSPFFSHPQELAKLLTELANEL, from the coding sequence ATGGCATCCTTCCTGTTGGTCCACGGCTCCTGCCACGGTGCCTGGTGCTGGCGCGACCTGATCCCCGCCTTGGAAGCCCTGGGCCATACCGCCCGCGCCATCGACATGCCCAGCCATGGTGCAGATCCCACACCGGTGGCCGACGTCACGCTGGACAGTTGCCGCGATGCCATTTTGAACGCCTGTACACCCGATACGATTGTCGTCGGCCATTCCTGGGCCGGCTTTCCGATCAGCGCCGCGGCCGAGGCCCGCCCGGATGCAATGCGTGCCTTGATTTACCTGTGTGCCTATGTCCCTCGGGATGGTCTTTCGATGGCGGAAATGCGCAGGCGCGGGCCACGGCAAACCATTGCGCACGCAGTGGAAAAATCTGCGGACGGGCTTTCCTACACCGTATCCGTGGATGCCATCCCACAGCTGTTTTATCACGATTGCCCGGACGACATCCTGCCATACGCATACGCGCGCTTGTGTCCGCAAGCCATCCATCCACAAGAAACACCGCTGCCGGTTGGTCCGCGCTTTGCCAAAGTCCCCAAGGCCTATATCCGAACAACCGATGACCGCACGATTCCAACCGAGTACCAGGCAGACATGAGTGCCTGCGTTCCCGAAGATCTTCGGCGCGCAATCGACAGCTCACATTCACCTTTTTTTTCACATCCGCAGGAATTGGCCAAGCTTTTGACCGAACTGGCAAACGAACTTTAG
- the pcaD gene encoding 3-oxoadipate enol-lactonase has translation MMIADLGDVKLNYRIDGPPDGAPIVFANSLGTDLHLWDSVLPYIPDGLRIIRYDKRGHGQSSVPHAPYSMGVLVRDAEALLDHLQVRDCVFVGLSIGGMIAQGLAVKRMDQIRALVLSNTAAKIATPSIWQERIQAVREGGIEALADATMERWFSREFRRAQNHLPWRDMMVSQPVEGYLGCCAAIAGTDFYAPTSGLRLPTLGIAGSEDGSTPPDLVRETIDLVPGSRFQLMRRAGHLPCVEKPAEYAEILTGFLTEIGHG, from the coding sequence ATGATGATCGCTGATCTGGGCGACGTGAAACTGAACTATCGCATCGACGGCCCCCCGGACGGTGCACCCATTGTGTTTGCCAATTCCCTGGGAACCGACCTGCATCTTTGGGACTCGGTGCTGCCATACATTCCCGACGGGCTGCGCATCATCCGATATGACAAGCGCGGGCACGGGCAATCCTCGGTGCCCCATGCACCCTATTCGATGGGCGTTTTGGTGCGGGATGCAGAGGCGCTTCTGGATCATCTTCAGGTTCGCGATTGCGTCTTTGTCGGCCTCTCGATTGGCGGGATGATCGCACAAGGGCTGGCGGTCAAACGCATGGACCAGATACGTGCGCTGGTGCTGTCGAATACCGCTGCCAAGATCGCCACGCCTTCGATCTGGCAAGAGCGCATTCAGGCGGTGCGAGAGGGCGGGATCGAAGCTCTGGCCGATGCCACGATGGAGCGCTGGTTCTCGCGCGAATTCCGCCGCGCGCAAAACCACCTGCCTTGGCGCGATATGATGGTCAGCCAACCAGTCGAAGGGTATCTGGGCTGCTGTGCCGCCATTGCCGGTACCGATTTTTATGCGCCCACAAGCGGCCTGCGCCTGCCCACGCTTGGGATTGCGGGCAGCGAAGACGGATCGACCCCACCCGATCTGGTGCGGGAAACGATTGATCTGGTTCCCGGATCCCGGTTCCAGCTGATGCGCCGCGCAGGGCATTTGCCTTGTGTTGAGAAACCCGCGGAATACGCAGAAATCCTGACCGGATTTCTGACCGAAATCGGACATGGCTGA
- a CDS encoding threonine/serine dehydratase: MSTLEMIEAAADRLKGHVRETPILSSPFLDTLAGRRIWIKPECLQHTGSFKFRGAWSAISALDVGIRKRGVIAYSSGNHAQGVAMAASKHGIASVIVMPSDAPQLKIDNTRALGGEVVLYDRANESREEIGEAIAAERGLTLIRPYDEPQVIAGQGTTGLEIARQAAEIGVSQADVLICCGGGGLTSGIALALEKHAPNLRARPCEPEGFDDVKRSLASGRIQNNTAASGNICDAILTPQPGDITFPILHRLCGPGLSVTEDEALQAMAHAFLRLKIVLEPGGAVALAAALFRGDEIEGDDVIVVTSGGNVDPGIFAKALEFLT, from the coding sequence ATGAGCACACTTGAGATGATCGAAGCCGCCGCAGATCGGCTGAAAGGACATGTCCGCGAAACACCGATCCTGTCGTCGCCCTTTCTCGACACCCTCGCGGGCCGCCGGATCTGGATCAAACCGGAATGTCTGCAACATACCGGCAGTTTCAAGTTTCGCGGCGCGTGGTCGGCCATTTCGGCGCTGGATGTGGGCATACGCAAGCGCGGCGTGATCGCATATTCATCGGGCAACCACGCGCAGGGCGTTGCGATGGCCGCTTCGAAGCACGGGATTGCCTCGGTCATTGTCATGCCGTCGGACGCGCCGCAACTCAAGATCGACAATACCCGCGCGCTGGGCGGAGAAGTCGTTTTGTACGATCGCGCGAATGAAAGCCGGGAGGAGATTGGCGAAGCCATCGCGGCAGAACGTGGTCTGACCCTGATCCGCCCCTATGACGAACCGCAAGTCATTGCGGGGCAAGGCACAACCGGGCTGGAAATCGCCAGGCAGGCAGCGGAAATTGGGGTTTCGCAGGCGGATGTTCTGATCTGTTGCGGCGGCGGAGGTTTGACCTCGGGCATTGCGCTGGCGCTGGAGAAACACGCGCCGAATTTGCGGGCGCGCCCCTGTGAGCCGGAAGGGTTCGATGACGTCAAACGATCATTGGCGTCAGGTCGCATTCAAAACAACACTGCGGCGTCGGGTAACATATGCGATGCGATCCTGACACCGCAGCCCGGCGATATCACCTTTCCGATCCTCCATCGTCTTTGTGGGCCCGGACTCTCTGTCACTGAAGACGAGGCGTTGCAGGCCATGGCCCATGCCTTTCTGCGCCTTAAAATCGTGTTGGAACCCGGCGGCGCCGTAGCCCTGGCCGCGGCCCTTTTCCGGGGTGACGAGATCGAGGGTGACGATGTGATCGTCGTCACATCGGGTGGGAATGTCGATCCGGGAATATTTGCTAAGGCGTTGGAATTCCTGACCTGA
- a CDS encoding alpha/beta fold hydrolase has protein sequence MSEFMTTDGRRIYFEETGTGTPLLCLTGLTRNSRDFSFFAPHASGLRMIAMDYRGRGRSEYDPDFMNYNIFRESHDAIELLDHLGIAKAVILGTSRGGLIAMALAASHPERLAAVILNDVGPVIEPSGIAKIMAYVGAQPTAKTYDEAAAALKHVMEPQFPGVPLETWRKQAEFQYEMRKDGLKLRYDPALRKALLEQAASGAAPDLWMFFEALRDIPTGVIRGANSDVLGVATLAEMRHRHPDLISVEVPDRGHVPFLNEPQSLDLIQKVLKNAA, from the coding sequence ATGTCAGAGTTCATGACAACGGACGGCAGGCGCATCTATTTCGAAGAGACCGGCACCGGTACGCCGCTTTTGTGTCTGACCGGTCTGACCCGAAACAGCCGCGATTTTTCGTTTTTTGCGCCACATGCCTCGGGCCTGCGCATGATCGCTATGGATTACAGGGGGCGCGGGCGTTCGGAGTACGACCCTGATTTCATGAACTACAATATCTTTCGCGAATCCCATGACGCGATTGAACTGCTCGATCATCTGGGGATCGCGAAAGCAGTCATTCTGGGAACATCGCGCGGCGGGCTGATCGCCATGGCGCTGGCCGCAAGCCATCCTGAACGTCTGGCCGCCGTAATTCTGAATGACGTGGGGCCGGTTATCGAGCCGTCAGGTATCGCCAAGATCATGGCCTACGTGGGGGCGCAACCCACGGCCAAAACCTATGATGAAGCCGCCGCCGCATTGAAACACGTAATGGAGCCGCAGTTTCCCGGTGTTCCACTGGAAACCTGGCGCAAACAGGCAGAATTTCAGTATGAAATGCGCAAAGATGGGCTGAAGCTGCGATACGATCCAGCCCTGCGCAAGGCGCTTCTTGAACAAGCTGCAAGCGGGGCAGCCCCTGATCTATGGATGTTCTTCGAAGCCTTGCGCGACATTCCCACCGGTGTGATCCGGGGCGCGAATTCCGATGTTCTGGGCGTGGCCACTCTGGCCGAGATGCGGCATCGACACCCGGACCTGATCTCGGTCGAGGTACCGGATCGCGGGCATGTTCCGTTCCTGAACGAACCCCAATCACTGGACCTGATACAGAAGGTATTGAAGAACGCCGCATGA